A part of Winslowiella toletana genomic DNA contains:
- the motA gene encoding flagellar motor stator protein MotA, translating into MLVILGYLLVTGSVLGGYMMVGGHLGALYQPSELIIIGGAGIGAFIVGNNGKAIKATLKALPLLMRGSKYNKAVYMDLMALLYRLMAKSRQQGMLSLERDIESPRESEIFANYPRILADNRLVDFITDYLRLMVSGNMNAFEIEALMDEEIETYEHECEVPAQSLSALGDSLPAFGIVAAVMGIVHTLAAADRPAAELGALIANAMVGTFLGILLAYGFISPLAPVLRQKCAETTKMMQCIKVTLLSSLNGYAPQIAVEFGRKTLYSTDRPSFTELEEHVRNAKSPAQQTSDQDA; encoded by the coding sequence GTGCTGGTTATATTGGGATATTTGCTGGTAACAGGCTCAGTGCTGGGGGGCTATATGATGGTCGGCGGCCATCTTGGCGCCCTCTATCAGCCCTCGGAATTGATCATTATCGGCGGTGCGGGCATCGGCGCTTTTATTGTCGGCAACAATGGCAAGGCAATTAAAGCCACCCTGAAAGCCTTACCCCTGTTAATGAGAGGGTCAAAATATAACAAAGCGGTCTATATGGATCTGATGGCGTTGTTATATCGGCTGATGGCGAAATCACGGCAGCAGGGCATGCTGTCGCTGGAAAGGGACATTGAAAGTCCGCGCGAAAGTGAAATCTTTGCTAATTACCCGCGCATTCTTGCCGATAACCGTTTAGTCGACTTTATTACCGACTATCTGCGGTTAATGGTGAGCGGAAATATGAACGCATTTGAAATCGAAGCGCTGATGGATGAAGAGATTGAAACCTACGAACACGAATGCGAGGTTCCGGCGCAAAGCCTGTCGGCGCTGGGGGATTCGTTACCGGCATTCGGTATCGTCGCCGCGGTAATGGGCATTGTGCATACGCTGGCAGCGGCGGACCGTCCGGCAGCGGAACTGGGTGCGTTGATTGCCAATGCGATGGTCGGAACCTTCCTCGGCATTTTGCTGGCATACGGTTTTATTTCGCCGTTAGCCCCAGTGTTACGGCAGAAATGTGCGGAAACCACCAAGATGATGCAGTGCATTAAGGTGACGCTGCTGTCCAGCCTGAATGGTTATGCGCCGCAGATCGCGGTGGAATTTGGTCGCAAGACCCTGTACTCCACCGATCGACCGTCGTTTACCGAACTGGAAGAGCATGTGCGTAATGCCAAATCACCGGCGCAACAGACTTCGGATCAAGATGCATGA
- the cheA gene encoding chemotaxis protein CheA codes for MDISDFYQTFFDEADELLADMEQHLLGLDPQEPDSEQLNAIFRAAHSIKGGAGTFGFTVLQETTHILENILDGARRGEMQLSTDIINLFLETKDIMQEQLDAYKTATEPNAETFQYICQALRQLALEAKGEVIEPAKTLAGVEAAQPEAAAGLRLALVDLKPTEVDLMLEELGNLGTISDITKGQTSVEVTLDSSVDKDDIVAVLCFVIDEAQIKFIDQPAAAAAPVVEAAAEVAAVAEEEPQLATVSDITPVAKRESKKAAPARGSESTSIRVAVEKVDQLINLVGELVITQSMLAQRSSELDPVNHGELLNSMGQLERNARDLQESVMSIRMMPMEYVFSRFPRLVRDLASKLGKEVELTLQGSSTELDKSLIERIIDPLTHLVRNSLDHGIESPDKRVASGKAATGNLTLSAEHQGGNICIEVTDDGAGLNRERILAKALSSGMQVSEAMSDEEVGMLIFAPGFSTAEQVTDVSGRGVGMDVVKRNIQEMGGHVEISSKQGKGTTIRILLPLTLAILDGMSVRVAEEVFILPLNAVMESLQPLAEDLHPLAGGERVLEVRGEYLPLVELWNVFEVQGAKTEATQGIVVILQSAGKRYALLVDQLIGQHQVVVKNLESNYRKVPGISAATILGDGSVALIVDVSALQSLNREKRVAGAAA; via the coding sequence ATGGATATTAGCGATTTTTACCAAACGTTTTTCGATGAAGCCGATGAGTTACTGGCTGACATGGAACAACACCTGTTGGGGTTAGACCCACAGGAACCCGATTCGGAACAGCTAAACGCCATCTTCCGTGCGGCCCATTCGATTAAAGGCGGAGCGGGTACTTTTGGTTTTACTGTATTACAGGAAACCACGCATATTCTGGAGAACATTCTGGACGGGGCTCGCCGCGGTGAAATGCAGCTCAGCACCGATATCATCAACCTGTTTTTGGAAACCAAAGATATTATGCAGGAACAGTTGGATGCCTATAAAACCGCGACCGAGCCTAACGCCGAGACCTTTCAGTATATCTGTCAGGCGCTGCGTCAGCTGGCGCTGGAAGCAAAAGGCGAAGTTATCGAGCCAGCAAAAACTCTGGCTGGCGTTGAAGCTGCACAGCCTGAAGCTGCCGCCGGTCTGCGCCTGGCGCTGGTCGATCTGAAGCCGACGGAAGTGGATCTGATGCTGGAGGAGCTGGGTAACCTCGGCACCATCAGCGACATCACTAAAGGCCAGACTTCAGTCGAAGTGACGCTCGATTCATCGGTAGATAAGGATGATATCGTTGCGGTGCTCTGTTTTGTCATTGATGAAGCGCAGATCAAATTTATCGATCAGCCAGCGGCTGCGGCTGCACCGGTGGTTGAAGCAGCAGCCGAGGTGGCGGCCGTGGCTGAAGAGGAGCCGCAGCTGGCGACCGTCAGTGATATTACGCCGGTCGCCAAACGCGAAAGCAAAAAGGCCGCGCCAGCACGTGGCAGCGAGTCGACCAGTATTCGTGTGGCGGTTGAGAAAGTCGATCAGCTGATTAACCTGGTTGGCGAGCTGGTGATTACCCAGTCGATGCTGGCGCAGCGCTCCAGCGAACTCGACCCGGTTAATCATGGCGAACTGCTGAACAGTATGGGGCAGCTGGAACGCAATGCGCGTGACCTGCAGGAATCGGTAATGTCGATTCGTATGATGCCGATGGAGTATGTGTTCAGCCGCTTCCCACGCCTGGTGCGTGACCTGGCCAGCAAGCTGGGTAAAGAGGTGGAACTGACGCTGCAGGGCAGCTCGACCGAACTGGATAAGAGCCTGATCGAACGTATTATTGACCCGTTAACGCACCTGGTGCGCAACAGTCTCGATCACGGTATTGAATCACCGGATAAACGCGTGGCCAGCGGCAAAGCAGCCACCGGTAATCTGACGCTGTCAGCGGAACATCAGGGCGGAAATATCTGCATTGAAGTGACCGATGATGGTGCGGGCCTCAACCGTGAACGTATCCTGGCGAAAGCACTCTCTTCGGGGATGCAGGTCAGTGAAGCGATGAGCGATGAAGAAGTAGGTATGCTGATTTTCGCGCCAGGCTTCTCCACCGCCGAGCAGGTTACCGACGTTTCCGGTCGTGGCGTGGGCATGGATGTGGTGAAAAGAAACATCCAGGAGATGGGTGGCCATGTCGAAATCAGTTCGAAGCAGGGCAAAGGCACCACGATTCGCATTCTGCTGCCGCTGACGCTGGCGATCCTCGATGGTATGTCAGTGCGGGTGGCGGAAGAGGTGTTTATTCTGCCACTGAATGCGGTGATGGAATCACTGCAACCGCTGGCGGAAGATCTGCACCCACTGGCAGGCGGTGAGCGCGTGCTGGAAGTGCGTGGTGAATATCTGCCGCTGGTCGAGCTGTGGAATGTATTTGAAGTGCAGGGCGCCAAAACGGAAGCAACCCAGGGCATCGTAGTGATCCTGCAGAGTGCCGGCAAACGCTATGCGCTGTTAGTTGATCAGCTGATTGGTCAGCATCAGGTGGTAGTGAAAAACCTGGAAAGCAACTATCGCAAAGTGCCGGGTATCTCAGCCGCCACCATCCTCGGCGATGGCAGTGTGGCGCTGATTGTTGACGTCTCTGCACTGCAATCTTTAAACCGAGAAAAGCGTGTGGCCGGCGCCGCAGCTTAA
- the motB gene encoding flagellar motor protein MotB, which yields MKNSNHPIVLVKRRKAKHHGGAHGSWKIAYADFMTAMMAFFLVMWLISISSPKERVQIAEYFRTPLKVALTGGQRSSDSESPIPGGGDDPTQQEGEVKKVVDMDAQKRKLDEIRLNRLREKLDQLIEADPRLRALRPHLIINMVEEGLRIQIIDSQNRPMFKTGSAEVESYMRDILRAIAPILNDIPNRISLAGHTDDFQYASGDRGYSNWELSADRANASRRELVIGGLDSSKMLRVVGMSDTMKLKNRVGTDAVNRRISLLVLNHDTEAQIEKENAESDAVQINDAMSIKQVTAPAEPSAAALTPDPKPSQAAPNAQPQPVTTLPAAPVSPSQPNRDSQPR from the coding sequence ATGAAGAATAGCAATCACCCCATCGTGCTGGTTAAGCGGCGCAAAGCGAAACATCATGGGGGCGCGCATGGCTCATGGAAAATCGCTTATGCCGATTTTATGACCGCCATGATGGCCTTCTTCCTGGTGATGTGGCTGATTTCGATCTCCAGCCCTAAGGAGCGGGTACAGATTGCTGAGTATTTTCGTACTCCATTAAAAGTGGCGCTGACCGGTGGGCAACGCAGCAGCGACAGCGAAAGTCCGATTCCGGGTGGCGGCGATGACCCGACACAGCAGGAAGGTGAAGTTAAAAAAGTGGTCGATATGGATGCGCAGAAACGCAAGCTGGATGAAATCCGCCTGAACCGTCTGCGTGAAAAACTCGACCAGCTGATTGAAGCTGACCCGCGTCTGCGTGCGTTACGTCCGCATCTGATCATTAACATGGTAGAGGAGGGGCTGCGTATTCAGATTATCGACAGTCAGAATCGCCCGATGTTTAAGACCGGTAGTGCGGAAGTTGAGTCCTATATGCGCGATATCCTGCGGGCGATCGCGCCGATCCTCAACGATATTCCAAACCGCATCAGTCTGGCGGGACATACCGATGATTTCCAGTATGCCAGTGGCGATCGTGGCTACAGCAACTGGGAGCTGTCGGCAGACCGTGCCAACGCCTCTCGTCGTGAGCTGGTGATTGGCGGGCTGGATAGCAGCAAGATGCTGCGCGTGGTGGGCATGTCCGACACCATGAAGTTGAAAAACCGCGTGGGCACTGATGCGGTAAACCGTCGTATCAGTCTGCTGGTATTGAACCATGATACCGAGGCGCAGATTGAAAAAGAGAACGCTGAGAGTGATGCAGTACAAATCAACGATGCAATGAGTATTAAACAAGTTACCGCACCGGCCGAACCTTCAGCCGCGGCATTAACACCAGACCCTAAACCTTCACAGGCCGCACCGAACGCGCAGCCGCAACCGGTAACCACGTTACCGGCCGCGCCTGTCAGTCCGTCGCAGCCTAATCGCGACTCACAGCCGAGGTGA